A genomic stretch from Falco naumanni isolate bFalNau1 chromosome 6, bFalNau1.pat, whole genome shotgun sequence includes:
- the EFR3B gene encoding protein EFR3 homolog B isoform X3 — protein sequence MYGVCGCCGALRPRYKRLVDNIFPEDPEDGLVKTNMEKLTFYALSAPEKLDRIGAYLSERLIRDVSRHRYGYVCIAMEALDQLLMACHCQSINLFVESFLKMVAKLLESEKPNLQILGTNSFVKFANIEEDTPSYHRSYDFFVSRFSEMCHSSHDDLDIRTKIRMSGIKGLQGVVRKTVNDELQANIWDPQHMDKIVPSLLFNLQHVEEAESRSPSPLQATEKEKESPTELAERCLRELLGRAAYGNIKNAIKPVLIHLDNHSLWEPKIFATCCFRIIMYSIQPQHSHLVIQQLLGHLDANSKSAATVRAGIVEVLSEAAVIAASGSVGPTVLEVFNTLLRQLRLSIDYALTGSYDCATGVSTKIIKEHEERMFQEAVIKTIGSFASTLPTYQQSEVMVFIMNKVPLPSSQQSIEAGKAGENRNRLTQIMLLKSLLQVSVGFQCSNMLTALPSAFLDRLLSAALMEDAEIRLFVLEILISFIDRHGNRQKFSTISTISDISVLKVKVDKCSRQDTVFMKKHGQQLYRHIYLICKEESNVQAHYEALYSMLMLISIELANEEVVVDLIRLVLAVQEIAQINEDNLTAYNRCALFALGAAYLNLISQLTTVPTFCQHIHEVIQMRQKEAPYLLPEDVFVEKPRLSKSLDRLGPEVFFWQSKISEVLGGSGYNSDRLSTPYIPQLTDEDRLSKRKSIGETISLQVEVESRNSPEREQRAPAEEITYETLKKAIVDSVAVEEQERERRRQVVEKFQKAPFEEIAAHCGARATLLQSKLNQIFEITIRPPPSPSGTITAAYGQPQNHSIPVYEMKFPDLCVY from the exons GTACGTGTGTATTGCCATGGAGGCCCTGGACCAGCTCCTGATGGCCTGCCACTGCCAAAGCATCAACCTCTTCGTGGAGAGCTTCCTGAAAATGGTGGCGAAGCTGCTGGAGTCGGAGAAGCCCAACCTGCAGATCCTGGGAACTAACTCG tTTGTGAAGTTTGCCAACATAGAAGAGGACACCCCATCTTACCACCGCAGCTACGACTTCTTTGTCTCCCGCTTCAGTGAGATGTGCCACTCTAGCCACGACGACCTGGACATCCGGACCAA GATCCGGATGTCTGGCATTAAAGGCCTGCAGGGAGTGGTGAGGAAGACGGTGAACGATGAGCTCCAAGCCAACATCTGGGACCCGCAGCACATGGACAAAATTGTGCCCTCGCTGCTCTTCAACTTACAGCACGTGGAGGAGGCCGAAAG ccgctccccctccccgctgcaAGCCACcgagaaggagaaggagagtCCTACAGAGCTAGCGGAGAGGTGTCTGCGGGAGCTGCTGGGCCGAGCGGCGTACGGCAACATCAAGAACGCCATCAAACCCGTCCTCAT CCACCTGGATAACCACTCGCTCTGGGAGCCAAAGATCTTTGCCACTTGCTGCTTCCGGATCATCATGTACTCGATCCAG CCGCAGCACTCCCATCTTGTgatccagcagctcctggggcaccTGGATGCCAATAGCAAAAGTGCGGCCACCGTGCGTGCGGGCATCGTAGAGGTCCTGTCAGAGGCAGCGGTAATCGCAGCCTCTGGATCTGTCG gCCCCACGGTGCTGGAGGTATTTAACACCCTGCTGAGGCAGCTGCGGCTCAGCATTGACTACGCGCTGACGGGGAGCTATGACTGCGCCACCGGTGTCAGCACCAAGATCATCAAGGAGCACGAGGAGAGGATGTTCCAGGAGGCCGTCATTAAAACTATAG GGTCCTTTGCCAGCACACTGCCCACCTACCAGCAGTCTGAGGTGATGGTCTTCATCATGAACAAGGTGCCACTACCCTCCTCGCAGCAGTCCATCGAGGCTGGCAAAGCTGG AGAGAACCGGAATCGGCTGACGCAGATCATGCTCCTGAAGTCCCTCCTGCAG GTCTCTGTGGGTTTCCAGTGCAGTAACATGCTCACAGCCCTTCCCAGCGCCTTCCTGGAcaggctgctttctgcagccctCATGGAAGATGCTGAGATCCGCCTCTTCGTCCTGGAGATTCTCATCAGCTTCATCGATCGCCACGGGAACCGGCAGAAATTCTCCACCATCAG CACCATTAGTGACATCTCAGTCCTGAAGGTGAAAGTGGACAAATGCTCGCGCCAAGATACTGTCTTCATGAAGAAG catggccagcagctcTACCGGCACATCTACCTGATATGCAAGGAGGAAAGCAATGTGCAGGCTCACTACGAGGCTCTCTACAGCATGCTGATGCTCATCAGCATCGAGCTGGCTAATGAGGAGGTTGTAGTGGACCTCATCCgcctggtgctggctgtgcag gagaTTGCCCAGATCAACGAGGATAACTTGACAGCATACAACCGGTGCGCGCTCTTTGCCCTCGGTGCAGCTTACCTGAACCTCATCAGCCAGCTCACCACCGTGCCCACCTTCTGCCAGCACATCCATGAG GTCATCCAAATGCGGCAGAAGGAAGCTCCCTATCTGCTCCCTGAAGATGTCTTTGTGGAGAAACCCAG ACTGAGCAAGAGCCTTGACCGCCTGGGCCCAGAGGTCTTCTTCTGGCAGAGCAAGATCAGTGAGGTGCTGGGTGGCAGCGGCTACAACTCGGACCGGCTCAGCACACCCTACATCCCCCAGCTGACGG aTGAAGATCGCCTGTCCAAGAGGAAGAGCATTGGCGAAACCATTTCCCTGCAGGTCGAGGTGGAGTCGAGGAACAGTCCTGAGCGAGAGCAG AGAGCACCAGCAGAAGAAATCACATATGAGACACTGAAGAAAGCAATAG TAGACAGTGTTGCCGTGGAGGAGCAGGAGCGGGAACGGAGGCGGCAAGTGGTGGAGAAATTCCAGAAAGCCCCATTCGAGGAGATCGCTGCCCACTGTGGTGCCCGG GCGACgctgctgcagagcaagctCAACCAGATCTTCGAGATCACCATACG GCCACCGCCAAGCCCCTCCGGCACCATCACAGCCGCCTATGGCCAGCCCCAAAACCACTCCATCCCAGTGTACGAGATGAAGTTCCCGGACCTGTGTGTGTACTGA
- the EFR3B gene encoding protein EFR3 homolog B isoform X4, translated as MEKLTFYALSAPEKLDRIGAYLSERLIRDVSRHRYGYVCIAMEALDQLLMACHCQSINLFVESFLKMVAKLLESEKPNLQILGTNSFVKFANIEEDTPSYHRSYDFFVSRFSEMCHSSHDDLDIRTKIRMSGIKGLQGVVRKTVNDELQANIWDPQHMDKIVPSLLFNLQHVEEAESRSPSPLQATEKEKESPTELAERCLRELLGRAAYGNIKNAIKPVLIHLDNHSLWEPKIFATCCFRIIMYSIQPQHSHLVIQQLLGHLDANSKSAATVRAGIVEVLSEAAVIAASGSVGPTVLEVFNTLLRQLRLSIDYALTGSYDCATGVSTKIIKEHEERMFQEAVIKTIGSFASTLPTYQQSEVMVFIMNKVPLPSSQQSIEAGKAGENRNRLTQIMLLKSLLQVSVGFQCSNMLTALPSAFLDRLLSAALMEDAEIRLFVLEILISFIDRHGNRQKFSTISTISDISVLKVKVDKCSRQDTVFMKKHGQQLYRHIYLICKEESNVQAHYEALYSMLMLISIELANEEVVVDLIRLVLAVQEIAQINEDNLTAYNRCALFALGAAYLNLISQLTTVPTFCQHIHEVIQMRQKEAPYLLPEDVFVEKPRLSKSLDRLGPEVFFWQSKISEVLGGSGYNSDRLSTPYIPQLTDEDRLSKRKSIGETISLQVEVESRNSPEREQRAPAEEITYETLKKAIVDSVAVEEQERERRRQVVEKFQKAPFEEIAAHCGARATLLQSKLNQIFEITIRPPPSPSGTITAAYGQPQNHSIPVYEMKFPDLCVY; from the exons GTACGTGTGTATTGCCATGGAGGCCCTGGACCAGCTCCTGATGGCCTGCCACTGCCAAAGCATCAACCTCTTCGTGGAGAGCTTCCTGAAAATGGTGGCGAAGCTGCTGGAGTCGGAGAAGCCCAACCTGCAGATCCTGGGAACTAACTCG tTTGTGAAGTTTGCCAACATAGAAGAGGACACCCCATCTTACCACCGCAGCTACGACTTCTTTGTCTCCCGCTTCAGTGAGATGTGCCACTCTAGCCACGACGACCTGGACATCCGGACCAA GATCCGGATGTCTGGCATTAAAGGCCTGCAGGGAGTGGTGAGGAAGACGGTGAACGATGAGCTCCAAGCCAACATCTGGGACCCGCAGCACATGGACAAAATTGTGCCCTCGCTGCTCTTCAACTTACAGCACGTGGAGGAGGCCGAAAG ccgctccccctccccgctgcaAGCCACcgagaaggagaaggagagtCCTACAGAGCTAGCGGAGAGGTGTCTGCGGGAGCTGCTGGGCCGAGCGGCGTACGGCAACATCAAGAACGCCATCAAACCCGTCCTCAT CCACCTGGATAACCACTCGCTCTGGGAGCCAAAGATCTTTGCCACTTGCTGCTTCCGGATCATCATGTACTCGATCCAG CCGCAGCACTCCCATCTTGTgatccagcagctcctggggcaccTGGATGCCAATAGCAAAAGTGCGGCCACCGTGCGTGCGGGCATCGTAGAGGTCCTGTCAGAGGCAGCGGTAATCGCAGCCTCTGGATCTGTCG gCCCCACGGTGCTGGAGGTATTTAACACCCTGCTGAGGCAGCTGCGGCTCAGCATTGACTACGCGCTGACGGGGAGCTATGACTGCGCCACCGGTGTCAGCACCAAGATCATCAAGGAGCACGAGGAGAGGATGTTCCAGGAGGCCGTCATTAAAACTATAG GGTCCTTTGCCAGCACACTGCCCACCTACCAGCAGTCTGAGGTGATGGTCTTCATCATGAACAAGGTGCCACTACCCTCCTCGCAGCAGTCCATCGAGGCTGGCAAAGCTGG AGAGAACCGGAATCGGCTGACGCAGATCATGCTCCTGAAGTCCCTCCTGCAG GTCTCTGTGGGTTTCCAGTGCAGTAACATGCTCACAGCCCTTCCCAGCGCCTTCCTGGAcaggctgctttctgcagccctCATGGAAGATGCTGAGATCCGCCTCTTCGTCCTGGAGATTCTCATCAGCTTCATCGATCGCCACGGGAACCGGCAGAAATTCTCCACCATCAG CACCATTAGTGACATCTCAGTCCTGAAGGTGAAAGTGGACAAATGCTCGCGCCAAGATACTGTCTTCATGAAGAAG catggccagcagctcTACCGGCACATCTACCTGATATGCAAGGAGGAAAGCAATGTGCAGGCTCACTACGAGGCTCTCTACAGCATGCTGATGCTCATCAGCATCGAGCTGGCTAATGAGGAGGTTGTAGTGGACCTCATCCgcctggtgctggctgtgcag gagaTTGCCCAGATCAACGAGGATAACTTGACAGCATACAACCGGTGCGCGCTCTTTGCCCTCGGTGCAGCTTACCTGAACCTCATCAGCCAGCTCACCACCGTGCCCACCTTCTGCCAGCACATCCATGAG GTCATCCAAATGCGGCAGAAGGAAGCTCCCTATCTGCTCCCTGAAGATGTCTTTGTGGAGAAACCCAG ACTGAGCAAGAGCCTTGACCGCCTGGGCCCAGAGGTCTTCTTCTGGCAGAGCAAGATCAGTGAGGTGCTGGGTGGCAGCGGCTACAACTCGGACCGGCTCAGCACACCCTACATCCCCCAGCTGACGG aTGAAGATCGCCTGTCCAAGAGGAAGAGCATTGGCGAAACCATTTCCCTGCAGGTCGAGGTGGAGTCGAGGAACAGTCCTGAGCGAGAGCAG AGAGCACCAGCAGAAGAAATCACATATGAGACACTGAAGAAAGCAATAG TAGACAGTGTTGCCGTGGAGGAGCAGGAGCGGGAACGGAGGCGGCAAGTGGTGGAGAAATTCCAGAAAGCCCCATTCGAGGAGATCGCTGCCCACTGTGGTGCCCGG GCGACgctgctgcagagcaagctCAACCAGATCTTCGAGATCACCATACG GCCACCGCCAAGCCCCTCCGGCACCATCACAGCCGCCTATGGCCAGCCCCAAAACCACTCCATCCCAGTGTACGAGATGAAGTTCCCGGACCTGTGTGTGTACTGA
- the POMC gene encoding pro-opiomelanocortin: MLSVLWSSLPVVLGLLLWHPAGASGPCWESSKCQDLTSEAGIVACAAVCRADLSAEAPVYPGNGHLQPLSESIRKYVMSHFRWNKFGRRNSSSGEHKREGAAGGNPPPASLPAGPPSRHEEKQGTGLEREEGKRSYSMEHFRWGKPVGRKRRPIKVYPNGVEEESAESYPLEFRRDLPLGSTRPPPEEEEEEEEEGQEEEKAAGGSYRMCHLPWHVPLKDKRYGGFMTSEHSQTPLVTLFKNAIIKSTYKKGQ, translated from the exons ATGCTGAGCGTGCTGTGGAGCAGCCTGCCcgtggtgctggggctgctgctctggcaccCTGCCGGCGCCAGCGGCCCatgctgggagagcagcaaaTGCCAGGACCTCACCAGTGAGGCTGGCATTGTG GCATGCGCCGCGGTGTGCAGAGCTGACCTGTCGGCCGAGGCGCCGGTCTACCCTGGGAACGGgcacctccagcccctctccGAGAGCATCCGCAAGTACGTCATGAGCCACTTTCGCTGGAACAAGTTTGGCCggaggaacagcagcagcgGGGAGCACAAaagggagggggcagcggggggcaACCCACCACCCGCATCGCTGCCTGCGGGCCCGCCGTCCCGCCACGAGGAAAAGCAGGGAACTGGGCTGGAGCGGGAGGAAGGCAAACGCTCCTACTCCATGGAGCACTTTCGCTGGGGAAAGCCGGTGGGTCGCAAGAGGAGACCCATCAAGGTCTACCCCAATGGGGTGGAGGAAGAATCGGCTGAGAGCTACCCGCTGGAGTTCAGGCGGGATCTGCCGCTTGGCAGCACCAGGCCACCACccgaggaggaagaggaggaggaggaggaaggccaggaggaggagaaggcggCTGGTGGCTCCTACCGCATGTGCCACCTTCCCTGGCATGTGCCCTTGAAGGACAAGCGCTATGGGGGCTTCATGACCTCGGAGCACAGCCAGACCCCTCTAGTGACTCTCTTCAAAAATGCCATCATCAAAAGCACCTACAAGAAGGGGCAGTGA